A genome region from uncultured Desulfovibrio sp. includes the following:
- the tolA gene encoding cell envelope integrity protein TolA, giving the protein MNWSSYLLSLCLHAAFILLVLFWPTSPPVRLDSPPVMISLVDGAPGGNRTPSNILGKMGERTNGPQDISPPAKKDEVARRARPESRSAPVEAKEERAPEPKAPAARPKPKEDAIPLAQKKKEEKPKETAKEPPEPKEPPKKKDTPKKTEQAKKDDTPKKRDDKKQPAKKDEKATAKKSDKKAKGDPVKDALAQARREASSRAESGDRGNAVEQALAQARRNAGGTGGGGGGEGDGPGGGGLNEAYLGMVMLAVRPNWSFASASRANLSCVVHVRVDMQGEVQQATVTQSSGNAQYDASAVNSVWRTSRGGEFPPPPSAEFGELDLVFTLNEMMGR; this is encoded by the coding sequence ATGAACTGGTCGTCGTACCTTCTTTCCCTGTGCCTGCACGCGGCCTTCATCCTGCTGGTGCTCTTCTGGCCCACGTCGCCGCCGGTGCGCCTGGACTCGCCGCCGGTCATGATCAGCCTGGTTGACGGCGCGCCGGGCGGCAACAGGACGCCTTCCAACATTCTTGGCAAGATGGGCGAACGCACCAATGGCCCGCAGGACATTTCCCCGCCGGCCAAGAAGGACGAGGTGGCACGACGCGCCCGTCCCGAATCCCGTTCGGCGCCGGTGGAAGCCAAGGAAGAACGGGCGCCGGAACCCAAGGCGCCCGCAGCCCGGCCCAAGCCCAAGGAGGACGCCATTCCTCTGGCGCAGAAGAAAAAGGAAGAAAAACCCAAGGAAACGGCCAAGGAACCGCCGGAACCCAAGGAACCGCCCAAGAAAAAGGACACCCCCAAGAAGACCGAACAGGCCAAAAAGGACGATACCCCCAAAAAGCGGGACGACAAGAAACAGCCCGCCAAGAAGGACGAAAAGGCCACCGCCAAAAAGAGCGACAAAAAGGCCAAGGGCGATCCGGTGAAGGATGCCCTGGCCCAGGCCCGGCGGGAAGCCTCCTCGCGGGCAGAGTCCGGCGACAGGGGCAATGCCGTGGAACAGGCCCTGGCCCAGGCCCGGCGCAATGCCGGCGGTACCGGCGGCGGGGGCGGCGGCGAAGGGGATGGCCCCGGCGGGGGCGGCCTGAATGAAGCCTATCTGGGCATGGTCATGCTGGCGGTGCGCCCCAACTGGAGTTTTGCCTCGGCCAGCCGGGCCAATCTGAGCTGCGTTGTGCATGTGCGTGTGGACATGCAGGGCGAAGTGCAGCAGGCCACGGTGACGCAAAGCTCGGGCAATGCCCAGTATGATGCCTCGGCGGTCAATTCGGTATGGCGTACCAGCCGCGGCGGCGAATTCCCGCCACCGCCCTCGGCGGAATTTGGCGAGCTGGACCTTGTGTTCACGCTCAATGAAATGATGGGGCGCTGA
- a CDS encoding TonB family protein: MLASSFLPSRPVSGRGRSASALLAGLLLSSALWTMPATATAASIAAVDTQNGYAGAVLGKVSEVWAPPANAGNRLVRVRISVDGEGRVTGCEPTQRSGLPALDESVCAAVKKVESFGTPPYAMPIDVHFAFWSGIPRQAPTPQGQITVTPGGQVCFTPEALQKAAAAAGQAPAGRVVTPRASGTAKAQDRYAEQFQPYLNKVAKQLRRASFVPAEAPRGTYYVTVRLAVEPSGTITQYDVVQSSGNDRIDKYVRQGIHRAGKVTPPPAGLTSPFDVTLTMVR, translated from the coding sequence ATGCTAGCATCCTCTTTTCTTCCCTCCCGCCCCGTCTCCGGACGGGGACGCAGCGCCTCTGCCCTGCTGGCGGGGCTGCTGCTGAGCAGCGCCCTGTGGACCATGCCCGCCACGGCCACGGCAGCGTCCATTGCGGCCGTGGATACGCAAAACGGCTATGCCGGCGCCGTGCTGGGCAAGGTCAGCGAGGTCTGGGCGCCGCCGGCCAATGCCGGCAACCGTCTGGTGCGCGTGCGCATCAGCGTTGACGGCGAGGGCAGGGTCACCGGCTGCGAACCGACCCAGCGTTCCGGCCTGCCCGCCCTGGATGAAAGCGTCTGTGCCGCGGTGAAGAAGGTGGAATCCTTCGGCACGCCGCCCTATGCCATGCCCATTGATGTGCACTTTGCCTTCTGGAGCGGCATCCCCCGTCAGGCGCCGACGCCGCAGGGACAGATCACGGTAACGCCGGGCGGCCAGGTGTGCTTTACGCCCGAGGCGCTGCAAAAGGCCGCTGCCGCGGCCGGGCAGGCGCCTGCGGGCCGCGTGGTCACGCCCCGCGCCTCCGGCACGGCCAAGGCCCAGGATCGCTATGCCGAACAGTTTCAGCCCTATCTAAACAAGGTGGCCAAGCAGCTGCGCCGGGCCAGCTTTGTGCCGGCGGAAGCCCCGCGCGGCACCTATTATGTCACCGTGCGCCTTGCCGTGGAGCCTTCGGGCACCATTACCCAGTATGACGTGGTGCAGTCCAGTGGCAATGACCGCATCGACAAGTATGTTCGTCAGGGAATTCACCGGGCGGGCAAGGTTACGCCCCCGCCGGCCGGTCTGACATCTCCCTTTGACGTTACTCTAACCATGGTGCGCTAG
- a CDS encoding translocation protein TolB, with protein MKRLVLLMALAAVMLLGGTAQAAMRVDIYGPGQNSVNLALADPLTGPQQPATNMGKQLQGLIQQNLSFLPFMRLTDPRSVLGGTLLPGYEPPNLDLKRFQLAGSDIVVTTVWPGGDSGTKAVQIRAFETNTGGRLFGKEYPRVASRDLPEVADRFCADLLEVLTGSGAFFRSTLAFVKKTGKLNANVWTVRPTGRDLRQITNITGEAMSPAWSPDGRFIVFTLIDKKSHSLGVWDRNKRRVQRVRFPGNVVIGPAFMPNNKVAVALSKGKYPVIYLLNHGFQKERVLEEHHSINVSPTFDSTGTKMAFTSSRMGGPQIFLKDLNTGAVTRVSKNGGYNTEANLSPDGTLVTFSRMTDYGHRIFVQDMVTGLERQVTFGPGSDEQPSFCADSYFIAFSSSRGGQRGIYLTTRHGGDAKKVPTGGGAAYFPRWGMPR; from the coding sequence ATGAAACGTCTCGTGCTCCTGATGGCGCTGGCCGCCGTCATGCTTCTGGGCGGCACGGCCCAGGCCGCCATGCGCGTGGACATCTACGGCCCCGGTCAGAACAGCGTCAATCTGGCGCTGGCCGACCCCCTTACCGGTCCCCAGCAGCCGGCCACCAATATGGGCAAGCAGTTGCAGGGCCTCATCCAGCAGAACCTGAGCTTTCTGCCCTTCATGCGCCTCACGGATCCGCGCTCGGTGCTGGGCGGCACCCTTCTGCCCGGCTACGAACCGCCCAATCTTGACCTTAAGCGCTTCCAGCTGGCCGGTTCGGACATTGTGGTCACCACTGTCTGGCCCGGGGGCGACAGCGGCACCAAGGCGGTCCAGATCCGGGCCTTTGAAACCAATACCGGCGGACGCCTGTTCGGCAAGGAATATCCCCGCGTGGCCAGCCGGGACCTGCCGGAAGTGGCCGACCGCTTCTGTGCCGACCTGCTGGAAGTGCTTACCGGCAGCGGTGCCTTCTTCCGCTCTACCCTGGCCTTTGTGAAGAAGACCGGCAAGCTCAATGCCAATGTGTGGACCGTGCGTCCCACGGGCCGCGACCTGCGCCAGATCACCAATATCACGGGCGAGGCCATGTCGCCGGCCTGGTCCCCTGACGGGCGCTTCATCGTCTTCACGCTCATTGACAAGAAGTCCCACTCCCTGGGCGTCTGGGACCGCAACAAGCGCCGGGTGCAGCGCGTGCGCTTCCCCGGCAATGTGGTCATCGGTCCTGCCTTCATGCCCAACAACAAGGTGGCCGTGGCCCTTTCCAAGGGCAAGTATCCGGTCATCTATCTGCTCAATCACGGCTTCCAGAAGGAGCGCGTGCTGGAAGAGCACCATTCCATCAATGTGTCCCCCACCTTTGACAGCACGGGCACCAAGATGGCCTTTACCTCCTCGCGCATGGGCGGGCCGCAGATTTTCCTCAAGGACCTGAATACCGGCGCCGTCACCCGCGTGAGCAAGAACGGCGGCTACAATACCGAGGCCAACCTCTCGCCCGACGGCACGCTGGTCACCTTCAGCCGCATGACCGACTACGGCCACCGCATCTTTGTGCAGGACATGGTCACCGGTCTGGAACGCCAGGTGACCTTCGGCCCCGGCAGCGACGAGCAGCCCTCCTTCTGCGCCGACAGCTACTTCATTGCCTTCAGTTCCAGCCGTGGCGGCCAGCGCGGCATCTATCTGACCACGCGCCATGGCGGGGACGCCAAGAAGGTGCCCACAGGCGGCGGTGCCGCCTACTTCCCCCGCTGGGGCATGCCGCGCTAG
- the pal gene encoding peptidoglycan-associated lipoprotein Pal — translation MKRYALILALVMALAAGFGCAKKTSDEAVATDDMSPEMRAAIQQITDGRVLFAFDKFDIKPEYKDMLKTKADLMKQYPSVRVRIEGNCDERGTQEYNLALGERRARAAYEYLVMLGVSPSQLEMISYGKENPAVQGTGEAVWAQNRRDDFTVVAH, via the coding sequence ATGAAACGTTACGCTCTTATCCTTGCCCTGGTTATGGCCCTGGCCGCCGGTTTCGGTTGCGCCAAGAAGACCTCTGACGAAGCCGTCGCCACCGACGACATGAGCCCCGAAATGCGTGCTGCCATCCAGCAGATCACCGACGGTCGCGTGCTCTTTGCGTTCGACAAGTTCGACATCAAGCCCGAATACAAAGACATGCTGAAGACCAAGGCTGACCTCATGAAGCAGTATCCCTCCGTGCGCGTGCGCATCGAAGGCAACTGCGACGAACGCGGCACCCAGGAATACAACCTGGCCCTCGGCGAACGCCGCGCCCGCGCCGCTTACGAATATCTCGTGATGCTCGGCGTCAGCCCCTCTCAGCTGGAAATGATCAGCTACGGTAAGGAAAACCCGGCCGTTCAGGGCACCGGCGAAGCCGTGTGGGCCCAGAACCGTCGTGACGACTTCACCGTGGTCGCTCACTAG
- a CDS encoding D-2-hydroxyacid dehydrogenase, with protein sequence MNIVVLDGKLLNPGDVDWGPVETLGNLKVYDNSSPEQVAGRAAEADIILTNKVPLRRPLLADLPRVRMVGVLATGYDVVDIDAFAERGIPVCNVVAYGVNDVAQHVFALLLELCRRTSAHTDSIRSGQWTARGEWCYWLHTPVCLEGQTLGLVGFGNIGRRVGELANAFGMNVLASCRTPKHPPTYAPFAFATLDQVLTRCEVISLHCPLTPETRELINRKRLAKMKRGAILLNTARGPLVNEADVAEALHSGQLGGYGADVMVSEPPAADNPLFHTPNTLLTPHMAWATVRARQNIINLTAENIRRWQNGTPVNVVNAPLGQ encoded by the coding sequence ATGAATATTGTGGTACTGGATGGCAAGCTGCTCAATCCCGGCGATGTGGACTGGGGACCGGTGGAGACCCTGGGCAACCTCAAGGTCTATGACAACAGCAGTCCGGAACAGGTGGCGGGCCGCGCCGCCGAGGCCGACATCATCCTCACCAACAAGGTACCCCTGCGCCGTCCCCTGCTGGCAGACCTGCCCCGGGTGCGCATGGTGGGCGTACTGGCCACCGGCTATGACGTGGTGGACATTGATGCCTTTGCCGAACGAGGCATTCCGGTCTGCAATGTGGTGGCTTACGGCGTCAATGATGTGGCGCAGCATGTGTTTGCGCTGCTGCTGGAACTCTGCCGCCGTACCAGCGCCCATACCGACAGTATCCGCAGCGGCCAGTGGACCGCCCGCGGCGAATGGTGCTACTGGCTGCACACCCCCGTCTGCCTTGAGGGGCAGACGCTGGGCCTTGTGGGCTTTGGCAATATCGGCCGCCGCGTGGGCGAGCTGGCCAATGCCTTTGGCATGAATGTGCTGGCCAGCTGCCGCACGCCCAAGCATCCGCCCACCTATGCCCCCTTTGCCTTTGCCACGCTGGATCAGGTGCTGACCCGCTGCGAGGTCATCTCCCTGCACTGTCCGCTCACGCCGGAAACCCGCGAACTCATCAACCGGAAGCGTCTGGCCAAGATGAAGCGGGGCGCCATTCTGCTCAATACGGCCCGCGGCCCGCTGGTCAATGAGGCAGATGTGGCCGAAGCTCTGCATTCCGGGCAGCTGGGCGGCTACGGGGCCGACGTGATGGTCAGCGAACCGCCGGCGGCGGACAATCCGCTGTTTCACACGCCCAATACCCTGCTTACGCCGCACATGGCCTGGGCCACCGTGCGCGCGCGCCAGAACATCATCAACCTTACGGCCGAAAATATCCGGCGCTGGCAAAACGGCACGCCGGTCAACGTGGTCAACGCCCCCCTCGGCCAATAA
- a CDS encoding amidohydrolase family protein, with the protein MRIDIHTHAFHPKIAAKAVQHLNEAYDLHCEGDGTVAHLLQCEKAAGIDRCVVLCAATTPAQVIPANNYARDLQRLHPEIIAFGTLHPAYTRWEEELDSMEASGLRGIKLHPDFQGFRLDDPRLLPIFEAAQGRFIFEIHIGSALPAQQAPSCPYKLAHIARTFPGLTLIAAHFGGYLMWDMAIDALGGMDNVWFDTSSSSPFVTPALLHRLLQAHPPERYLFGSDWPLYDPLEERQRLQRVGRLSDAALERILTNASHLPGLL; encoded by the coding sequence ATGCGCATTGATATTCATACTCACGCCTTCCATCCCAAGATTGCCGCCAAGGCCGTGCAGCATCTCAATGAAGCCTATGACCTGCACTGCGAAGGTGACGGGACGGTCGCGCATCTGCTGCAATGCGAAAAGGCCGCCGGCATAGACCGCTGCGTGGTGCTCTGCGCCGCCACCACGCCGGCTCAGGTCATTCCGGCCAATAACTACGCCCGTGATCTGCAACGCCTACACCCTGAAATCATTGCCTTCGGCACGCTGCACCCGGCCTATACCCGCTGGGAAGAAGAGCTGGACTCCATGGAAGCCTCCGGACTGCGCGGCATCAAGCTGCACCCCGATTTTCAGGGCTTCCGCCTGGATGACCCCCGTCTGCTGCCCATTTTTGAGGCAGCCCAGGGCCGATTCATCTTTGAAATTCACATCGGCAGCGCCCTGCCCGCCCAGCAGGCGCCCTCCTGTCCCTACAAGCTGGCCCATATTGCCCGCACCTTTCCGGGGCTGACGCTCATCGCCGCGCACTTCGGGGGCTACCTCATGTGGGACATGGCCATCGATGCCCTGGGCGGCATGGACAATGTCTGGTTTGATACGTCCAGCAGCTCCCCCTTTGTGACGCCGGCCCTGCTGCACCGTCTCTTGCAGGCCCATCCGCCGGAGCGCTATCTCTTTGGCTCGGACTGGCCCCTCTATGATCCCCTGGAAGAACGGCAGCGCCTGCAACGTGTGGGCCGTCTTTCGGATGCTGCTCTGGAACGCATCCTGACCAACGCCAGTCACCTGCCCGGCCTGCTCTAG
- a CDS encoding sigma-54 dependent transcriptional regulator — translation MSEKAHILLIDDEKNYLLVLQTLLEDEGYTVTAISDPETALAFLEESEVDVVVTDMKMPRITGRDVLQHVKKSWPYIPVLIMTAFGSIESAVEVMKYGAFDYITKPFSNDELLLSIHNATELARAHRQYRLLQEAMEDRYSVHKIVGRSRAIRNVLAMVDRAAPSRSTVLITGESGTGKELVARAIHYSSPRKDKPFVSVNCMALNPGVLESELFGHEKGSFTGAVAMRRGRFEQADGGTLFLDEVGELTPELQVKLLRVLQERRFERVGGSEEVEVDIRVVAATNKDLMHMVEAGTFRDDLYYRLNVVQIALPALRERREDIPLLVAHFVEKVAAENNMPAKTFSTEALNYLTGYEWPGNIRQLENVVESCTVLVPGSVIDVDNLPAEIRDEDAQFKSAVDLLPVQLDLADTLEKIEAALIRRALVRADLVQVKAAELLGISKSLLQYKLKKYGITGH, via the coding sequence ATGAGTGAAAAAGCCCATATCCTGCTGATTGATGACGAAAAGAACTATCTGCTGGTTCTGCAAACCCTGCTGGAAGACGAGGGCTATACGGTTACGGCCATCAGCGATCCCGAAACGGCGCTGGCCTTTCTGGAAGAAAGCGAAGTGGACGTGGTGGTGACGGACATGAAGATGCCGCGCATCACGGGGCGTGATGTGCTGCAACACGTCAAGAAAAGCTGGCCGTATATTCCCGTGCTCATCATGACGGCCTTTGGCTCCATTGAAAGTGCAGTGGAAGTCATGAAGTATGGCGCTTTTGACTACATCACCAAGCCCTTTTCCAATGACGAGCTGCTGCTGTCCATTCACAATGCCACGGAGCTGGCCCGTGCCCACCGCCAGTACCGCCTGTTGCAGGAAGCCATGGAAGACCGCTACAGCGTGCACAAGATCGTGGGCCGCAGCCGGGCCATACGCAATGTGCTGGCCATGGTGGACCGGGCCGCGCCCAGCCGTTCCACGGTGCTCATCACCGGGGAGTCAGGCACGGGCAAGGAGCTGGTGGCCCGCGCCATTCACTATTCCAGTCCGCGCAAGGACAAACCCTTTGTTTCCGTCAACTGCATGGCCCTCAATCCCGGCGTGCTGGAAAGCGAGCTTTTCGGGCACGAAAAGGGGTCCTTCACCGGTGCCGTGGCCATGCGGCGGGGCCGTTTTGAACAGGCCGACGGCGGCACCCTCTTTCTGGATGAAGTGGGCGAGCTGACTCCCGAATTGCAGGTCAAGCTGCTGCGTGTTCTGCAGGAGCGCCGTTTTGAGCGCGTGGGCGGCAGCGAGGAAGTGGAGGTGGACATCCGCGTGGTGGCAGCCACCAACAAGGACCTCATGCACATGGTGGAGGCCGGCACCTTCCGCGATGACCTCTACTACCGTCTCAATGTGGTGCAGATTGCCTTGCCGGCCCTGCGGGAGCGGCGTGAGGATATCCCCCTGCTGGTGGCGCATTTCGTGGAAAAGGTGGCTGCGGAAAACAATATGCCTGCCAAGACCTTCAGCACCGAGGCGCTGAATTATCTCACGGGCTACGAATGGCCCGGCAATATCCGTCAGCTGGAAAACGTGGTGGAAAGCTGCACCGTGCTGGTGCCCGGTTCGGTCATTGACGTGGACAATCTGCCGGCGGAAATTCGCGACGAGGATGCCCAGTTCAAGAGCGCCGTGGACCTGCTGCCCGTGCAGCTGGACCTTGCCGATACCCTGGAAAAGATCGAGGCCGCCCTCATCCGGCGCGCTCTGGTGCGGGCGGACCTGGTGCAGGTCAAGGCGGCCGAGCTGCTGGGCATTTCCAAGAGCCTGCTGCAATACAAGCTCAAGAAATACGGCATCACCGGGCATTAG
- a CDS encoding ATP-binding protein, protein MSGTWKWLHRPAAETSARAEGDLPLSYARTLSWLSLVVILATSLALSFFISNSARQTLLTKQENFARLLADNLNHQIFRRFALPTLLAHGRIALRQSAQHEHLKEVVDSVIHGLPVERLRIYDFSRLVAFSTNPEDLGRTGLAPDGLEEVLRGGPPQVEILSTIPEWQAPFNIPLKRGTFVLRLLCPLRGESLEPGGGEAPVMGALELTQDITGDYEQVLAFQGIIVVMCLLSSVILFALLLLLIHRAERVLAERMARNRQLENELHSNEKLISMGRVIASIAHEIRNPLGIIRSSAQLLQRRTDKADAGTRRILDAIYDESLRLSQTVNDFLDYARPRQPRQDLVDINLVLDQALAFLEGEWKRCGVGLERQTPDNLMVLGDKDLLYRAFYNILTNGQQAMEGPGIMYVTARREEDRIILLFRDSGPGIDEDLLPNLLEPFFTTKDGGTGLGLPIVQSIIVSHGGQLSLRNAEEGGAEVRVELPAAPLPEQKDETPAAAHEAPDQAGSTHE, encoded by the coding sequence ATGTCGGGAACATGGAAATGGCTGCACAGACCTGCCGCCGAAACATCCGCCAGAGCCGAGGGCGATCTGCCCCTCAGCTATGCACGTACCCTGTCGTGGCTTTCGCTGGTGGTCATTCTGGCGACCAGCCTGGCCCTGTCCTTCTTCATTTCCAATTCCGCGCGGCAGACCCTGCTGACCAAGCAGGAAAACTTTGCCCGCCTGCTGGCGGATAACCTCAATCACCAGATATTCCGCCGCTTTGCCCTGCCTACCCTGCTGGCCCACGGGCGCATTGCCCTGCGGCAGTCGGCGCAGCATGAGCACCTCAAGGAGGTGGTGGATTCCGTCATCCACGGTCTGCCCGTGGAGCGCCTGCGCATTTATGACTTCTCGCGCCTGGTGGCCTTTTCCACCAATCCGGAAGACCTTGGCCGCACCGGGCTGGCCCCTGACGGCCTGGAAGAGGTGCTGCGTGGCGGGCCGCCCCAGGTGGAAATCCTGAGCACCATTCCCGAATGGCAGGCGCCGTTCAATATTCCGCTCAAGCGCGGCACCTTTGTGCTGCGCCTGCTCTGTCCGCTGCGCGGCGAGTCCCTGGAACCCGGCGGCGGCGAGGCCCCTGTCATGGGCGCTCTGGAGCTGACCCAGGACATCACGGGCGACTACGAGCAGGTGCTGGCCTTCCAGGGGATCATCGTGGTCATGTGTCTGCTTTCCTCGGTGATTCTCTTTGCGCTGCTGCTCCTGCTCATCCACCGGGCCGAACGTGTGCTGGCCGAGCGCATGGCCCGGAACCGGCAGCTGGAAAACGAGCTGCACAGTAATGAAAAGCTCATCAGCATGGGGCGGGTCATTGCCAGCATTGCCCATGAAATCCGGAATCCCCTGGGCATCATCCGTTCCAGTGCCCAGCTGCTTCAACGCCGCACGGACAAGGCCGATGCCGGCACGCGGCGCATCCTGGATGCCATTTATGACGAGTCCCTGCGTCTGTCCCAGACGGTCAATGACTTTCTGGATTATGCCCGGCCGCGGCAGCCGCGCCAGGACCTGGTGGACATCAATCTGGTTCTGGATCAGGCGCTGGCCTTTCTGGAAGGCGAGTGGAAGCGCTGCGGCGTGGGGCTGGAGCGGCAGACGCCGGACAACCTCATGGTGCTGGGCGACAAGGACCTGCTCTACCGGGCATTCTACAATATCCTGACCAACGGCCAGCAGGCCATGGAAGGGCCGGGCATCATGTATGTGACGGCCCGGCGGGAAGAGGACCGCATCATCCTCCTGTTCCGGGACAGCGGGCCGGGCATAGACGAGGACCTGCTGCCCAACCTGCTGGAACCCTTCTTTACCACCAAGGACGGCGGCACGGGGCTTGGTCTGCCCATTGTGCAGTCCATTATCGTCAGCCACGGCGGCCAGCTTTCCCTGCGCAATGCCGAGGAGGGCGGCGCCGAGGTGCGTGTGGAGCTGCCCGCAGCTCCCCTGCCCGAGCAGAAGGACGAAACGCCTGCCGCTGCCCATGAGGCCCCTGACCAGGCCGGGAGCACACATGAGTGA
- a CDS encoding glucose-6-phosphate isomerase, whose product MLHELHWSHAVAGRLTAAQLDGAAAQAARMAARLRTESAAGLLPFLTQPYRRRLEEEMPPLLPSLRRRKHMLLLGIGGSALGARALQRAFAPAQDEPEHHGPCLWIADNVCPATFGRWLSRLSPSETSVVCVSKSGGTIETVSQYLLARDWLRAALGDAWREHVVLVTDRQSGFLREEAGQFALPSLEVPDHLGGRYSVLSAVGLLPAAFLGLDWQGLLDGAAGVAAPLLQAAADSTGAALAAHPAFALAGWAHALEQAGYDQLIFFCYMPQWATFGPWFAQLWAESLGKDGTGTQPLPATGVTDQHSINQMFLDGPRNKACLFVSGPETPEDAPGLRFGQDLPERWAWLRGRPFGCLLDAEALGTRMALCASGVPLLHLKLNEQTCHAAGAMMMLLEAATLFTGWLNGINPLDQPAVELGKRLANARLGAPGLDEARQALQRFTMQDDAVQTF is encoded by the coding sequence ATGCTCCATGAACTCCACTGGTCACATGCCGTTGCCGGCCGCCTGACGGCGGCACAGCTGGACGGGGCTGCCGCACAGGCTGCCCGGATGGCCGCGCGTCTGCGCACGGAGAGCGCGGCGGGGCTGCTGCCTTTTCTGACACAGCCCTACCGCCGGCGTCTTGAGGAGGAAATGCCGCCCCTGCTGCCGTCCCTGCGCCGGCGCAAGCATATGCTGCTGCTGGGTATCGGCGGTTCCGCACTGGGGGCGCGCGCCCTGCAGCGGGCCTTTGCCCCTGCCCAGGACGAGCCGGAACACCATGGCCCCTGTCTCTGGATTGCCGACAATGTGTGCCCGGCCACCTTCGGGCGCTGGCTGTCGCGCCTGTCGCCGTCCGAGACCTCAGTGGTCTGTGTCAGCAAATCGGGGGGCACCATCGAAACCGTGTCCCAGTATCTGCTGGCGCGGGACTGGCTCCGGGCGGCCCTGGGCGATGCCTGGCGGGAACATGTGGTGCTGGTGACGGACAGGCAGAGCGGTTTCCTGCGAGAAGAGGCCGGGCAGTTTGCCCTGCCGTCTCTGGAGGTGCCGGACCATCTCGGAGGACGCTATTCCGTTCTTTCCGCCGTGGGTCTGCTGCCGGCCGCCTTCCTGGGGCTGGACTGGCAGGGCCTGCTGGATGGCGCTGCCGGGGTGGCCGCGCCGCTGTTGCAGGCCGCCGCGGACAGTACGGGTGCGGCCCTTGCCGCCCACCCGGCCTTTGCCCTGGCCGGCTGGGCGCATGCCCTGGAGCAGGCGGGTTATGATCAGCTCATCTTTTTCTGCTATATGCCCCAGTGGGCAACCTTCGGCCCCTGGTTTGCCCAGCTGTGGGCCGAAAGCCTGGGCAAGGACGGTACGGGAACGCAGCCGCTGCCGGCCACGGGGGTGACGGATCAGCACTCCATCAATCAGATGTTTCTGGACGGGCCGCGCAACAAGGCCTGCCTTTTTGTGAGCGGCCCCGAAACGCCAGAGGACGCGCCCGGCCTGCGCTTCGGTCAGGACCTGCCGGAACGCTGGGCCTGGCTGCGCGGACGGCCTTTCGGCTGCCTGCTGGATGCCGAGGCGCTGGGAACACGCATGGCCCTCTGTGCCAGCGGCGTGCCCCTGCTGCACCTGAAGCTGAACGAACAGACCTGCCATGCCGCCGGCGCCATGATGATGCTGCTGGAGGCGGCCACGCTGTTCACGGGCTGGCTCAACGGCATCAATCCGCTGGACCAGCCGGCGGTGGAACTGGGCAAGCGCCTGGCCAATGCCCGCCTGGGCGCGCCTGGTCTGGATGAGGCCCGGCAGGCGCTGCAACGCTTCACCATGCAGGACGATGCGGTGCAGACCTTCTGA
- a CDS encoding YchJ family metal-binding protein: MSQMCPCGSGRELAQCCGPYLDGTAQADSPEALVRSRYTAYVLRRFDYLVETTHPDHREDISVQEMEEQTRNVHWLRLDMGPCEENVEDSHGRRMDAAEFYAYYTLDGTTRQIGERSYFSRKDGRLYYVDGETRRGRAYRRSEPKVGRNDPCPCGSGKKYKKCCGAA; this comes from the coding sequence ATGTCTCAGATGTGTCCCTGCGGCAGCGGCCGCGAACTGGCCCAGTGTTGCGGTCCTTATCTTGATGGTACGGCGCAGGCCGACAGCCCCGAGGCGCTGGTGCGTTCCCGGTATACGGCCTATGTCCTGCGCCGCTTTGACTATCTGGTGGAAACCACCCATCCCGATCATCGGGAAGACATTTCCGTGCAGGAAATGGAAGAGCAGACCCGCAATGTGCACTGGCTGCGGCTGGACATGGGACCGTGCGAGGAAAATGTGGAAGATTCCCACGGCCGGCGCATGGATGCCGCCGAGTTCTATGCCTACTATACGCTGGACGGCACCACGCGGCAGATCGGCGAACGCAGCTATTTTTCCCGCAAGGACGGGCGCCTGTACTATGTGGATGGCGAAACGCGCCGCGGCAGGGCCTACCGGCGCAGCGAACCCAAGGTGGGGCGCAATGATCCCTGCCCCTGCGGCAGCGGCAAGAAATACAAGAAATGCTGCGGGGCGGCCTGA